Within Mucilaginibacter inviolabilis, the genomic segment GATCCAAACCTGCGCTTTTAGCTTCTGACGCAATGCTGGAATCAAATACTTTGCCGTTCAATATACGGCCGGTATAATTTACCAATACGGTATCACCAGCCAGGGGCTTGCGTTTTACCGATGGTTTGGTAACTACATATCTTAATCCCGATCCGGTTGGTATCGCATTTATTTTATTAGCCGCCAAATACTTCGCAGCTTCGGTTAGTTCTTTATCCTTTAATTTTTGACCTTCGGCATTACGCTCAGCAATAGCTTCGTTTAATGACTGAATCTTTTCCATTTTGATAACAAAGGTTAAATAACTGCCTTTCGGGAAAAAGGGAGGACGGGCCTCTTCATGTCCTTTAAAAACTGAATCGGTTGGTACTTTAACCAGGGCGCTGTCTTTAGCGGCCAGTAAGGGGAACACCTCCATCAGGTCGCCTACGTTTTGTGAGGCCTGTATTTGTGCCTGTACCGGTTTGCCAGATTTGTAGGTACTGAACAATAGCGAATCTTTATCTGTAGTTTGGGTAAAGTTAAAAGTGATCACATCGTTCTGTTTTGCTTTGGGGCCGGTATTATTGGTAAATATTTTATACAGGGCACCATTGGCGGTCTTTTTCAGATCGGTTGTTTGCTGCGCTTTTACACTTACAGTAAATAAGGTAATCAGCGGGGCAATGAAATAAATAGTACGTTTCATATTAACAAAAAAAAGCCTTTTTGCCCGTAGGCAAAAAGGCTGTGTTCAATTTCTTTTAATTATTTAGCTGGCGGCGGCGTTAATTGCGGCACAACCGGTTTTGGAGCGTTAGGGTTTGGTTTAACAACATCAACCATTTCCATTTCAAAAACCAATGGAGAGTATGGGCCGATTGGGCCGATTCCCTGGTCTTTATAAGCAATGTCAGATGGGATAATGAATATCGCTTTAGAACCTTTGTTTAGCAATTGCAAGCCTTCGTCCCAACCTGGTATTACTTTACCCTGACCAACAGGGATACGGATAGGCGCAAACTGGCGCATAGGATCAACCGGTATTTTTGCTTTGGTAGCTTCTGCTTTAATGCTGGTATCAAACACTTTACCACTAACCATTTTACCGGTGTAATTTACTACTGCGGTATCGCCTACTGCCGGTTTTGCACCAGTGCCCGGAGTGGTAATAACATACTGTAAACCTGAAGCTGTTTTTTCAACCTTTAGGTTATGATCAGCAATATATTTTTTGATTTTAGCAGGTTCCTGTGCTTTTAAAGCATCGCCTTGTGATTTGATATAATCCATTACACGGCCACGAAACACCTGCTCATTCAAGTTACCTTTAGCTATTACTTTTTCAACTTTAACTACAAATACCAGGTATTTGCTTTTAAAGCCCGGAGGACGTTGCTGACCACCTTTAAATATCGAATCGGAAGCTATTTTAAAAGTAGCGCTATCACCTTCGCCCAGTAAACCAATACCTGCAACCACATCACCTTTGGCTTGTGGTTTTGGCATAGCCATTCTTGTAGGCTGGCCGCTTTCATAAGTACTGTTCAGCACAGAGTCGCCATCGGTTTTTACCACCATGTTAAGGCTTATAAAATCGCCTTCTTTAATTTTGGCTCCACCTTTAGAAGTGTGAATATTATAAAGCAAGCCACCATCGCCCTGCTTAAATCCACCGTTGCAACTTGCTAAACCTATAGCCGCAAGAGACAAGAACATCAATTTTCTTTTCATTTTTACTGTTTTACTGTATTAATAGTTTTTTATATTCTGGTAATATTAGTTTAAACTGTTGTATAACCTGCTCCAGGCTGTCTTCAGAATGACCGCCCGCCGCATTACGGTGACCACCACCATTAAAATATTTTTTAACGATCTCATTGGCCGGAAACTCTCCTTTGGAGCGCAGTGAAAGCTTTACCTTGTCCCGGCGTTCTACTATAAATGCAGCCAGGCGTATGCTGCCCATGGATAAAGCGTAATTCACAATTCCCTCGGTATCGCCGGTATCCACTTCGTATTTTTCCAGGTCGGCTTTGTTTACTGCAATAATAGCGGTATTATATTCAGGCAGCACTTCAAGGCAATTAGCCAGGCAATGCCCTAAAAATCTTAATCTGCTTTCAGATGCGCTATTGTAAACCAGCTCATGTATACGCCAGTTAACCGCGCCTGCATCAATCAAATCGGCAACTATGCGGTGTACGGCTGAGGTGGTATTAGGTAAGCGGAATGATGCTGAATCAGTCATGATACCGGTATACAGGCAGGTAGCTACATCCTTATTAATTAATTCGGGATGTTGCAGTTCATTTACAATAAAATCATAAATAAGCTGGGCAGTAGCACATGCATTGATATTCCAGTGCCGGTAATCATCAAAATCTTCGGGTTCCAGGTGATGATCGATCATGATCTTATAAGCGCTGCTTTCACCAACCAGCTCTCCCATTTGATTGATCCTGCCTAAAGCATTAAAATCAAGGCAGAACACAATATCGGCATCGGCTATAAGTGCTGCCGACCGTTCTTGTTGCTCGGTATAAATAATAACTTCTTCGTTACCAGGCATCCAGCTTAAAAAATCGGGGTAATCTGTAGGCGTGATCACCTTTGCATGATGCCCCTGCTGTATCAGATAGTTATATAAACCTAAGGACGAGCCCATCGCATCGCCATCAGGTTTATGATGGGTAGTGATTACTATTTTTTGAGGCTGTGCTAAAAGTTCTTTAAGCGAGGCTAATTCTAACATCAATTTTAAAAAAGAGTTGCAAAGCTAAATAAATAAATTAAATACAAACCATCTAATTTAATTCAAAACGCTTTATGTTACAGATGTAAAAACCTATTTTTGCGCCAATTTTAAAAAGCAAGAATGAAAACCAACAGAACTTTTACCATGATTAAGCCTGATGCGGTAGCAAACGGCCACATTGGTGCGATTATAGACAAGATCACAAAGAGCGGCTTTAAGATCATCGCTCTTAAATATACTTCGCTGAGCCCCGAAAAAGCCGGTCAGTTTTATGAAGTACATAAAGAACGCCCTTTTTACAAAGACCTGGTTAGCTTTATGTCATCAGGCCCTATCGTTGCTGCTATCTTAGAAAAAGATAACGCTATTGAAGATTTCCGTAAACTGATTGGTGCTACCGATCCGGCCAAGGCAGAAGAAGGTACTATACGTAACTTATTTGCCAAATCAATTGATGCAAATGCTGTTCACGGCTCTGATTCTGACGAGAATGCTGACATAGAAGGCAATTTCTTCTTTTCGGCTTTCGAAAGATTTTAACTTTCAGATAACTTACCGGTGTAATTCAGTTAATTACACCGGTAAATGTTATTTTTTTGCTTTGTTCTGGTATATGTTTTGTAGATTTACCCTACGGGGTTAATTTTTCAGTTCTATTTATTTTACCCTGAATTAATAAACCTGGTAATTTTTAAAGCTATAGATCATGAAACTGTTTCTGAAATGTATCATATACCTGTTAATCATCATATGCCTGGCAGCAGCTTCAATTCTGCTATATAAAACTCACCCAGAGGTTCAGCTCGCTTTCATCATTCCTGGTATATTTATTTTTGCCTATTCCAGGATCAATGATGATATTGGCATAAAGCACAAATTTCGTTTTTCTAGAGGAAGATAACCTCTTCAACCAGTATACCGTTTGCTTTCTCATTGATCTTATCCATGATCTGGGCGCGCATCATCATCAGCTCGTTTTTGATCACCGACGATTCTATACGTAAAAATAATTTCTTATCGCGGATAAATAGCTCCTTGGTTCTGTTGGCTACAGGTTTACCCACCAATTCGGGCCAGGCGGCCACTACAGCGGTTTCATCAAAGCGGCGTTTAATTTTATAAACGTTCAGCATTTGGTCAATAGCATCTTTTAACGATTTGTCATTTGCTTTACGCATCAATTACCCCTCCTGTTACTTTAAATAGTTTTACGTCTACGTTTATTTTTTCAAAAATATCCCGCACCCTGTTTACGCTGGTATCGGTGATAAACACTTGCCCAAAATCATTATTGGATACCATTTTCATCAGCTTGGTAACGCGCTCATCGTCCAGCTTATCAAAAATATCATCCAGCAGCAGCAGAGGTTTAAAGCCTTTTTGCTGATATAAAAAAGTATACTGTGCCAGCTTGAGCGCTATCAAAAACGATTTTTGCTGGCCCTGTGACCCAAACTTTTTCATTGACATACCGTGGATACCAAATTGCAGGTCATCCTTATGTATACCCGCTGTGGTACGCTCCAGCGCCCGGTCGCGCTCTACATTCTTTTTTAGCAAATCGGCAAAATCATCCTGCAGCAATTGTGATTCGTAAATCAACTCTACATGTTCGGCCCCATCACTTAAAAAACTATAATGACTGTTAAAAATAGCGGTAAAGCTTTCCATAAAAGCTTTGCGCCTTTCAAATATACGGTTGCCCGAACCAGCTAATTGCTCATTAAGCACTTCCAGCAAACTGGGGTCATAACGACCGGTATCGGCAATCAGCTTTAACAGGGCATTACGGTTGGCCAGTACCTTGTTGTAGGTAATCAGCTCATCCAGGTAATGATTATCGGTTTGCGATATCACATTATCAACAAATTTGCGCCGTTCTTCGCTCCCTTCGGTAATAATACTGGTATCATATGGCGATATCATCACCAGTGGCAGTAACCCGATGTGATCAGCCAGGCGTTGATAATCCTTTTTGTTACGTTTAAACTGTTTTTTCTGGTTACGTTTAACAGAACAGGCTACAGCCTCGGCTTGCTCGTTTTTATTAAACACCCCGGTAATGATAAAAAAATCCTCGTCCTGCTTTATTTGCTGACTGTCAATAGGGTTAAAATAGCTTTTGCATAACGACAGGTAATGAATAGCATCCAACAAATTGGTTTTGCCGGCACCATTATTACCGGTAAAGGCATTCACCCCCTTGCTAAACACAAGCTCGGCCTCCTGGTAATTTTTAAAATTGATAACTGACAGTTGCTGCAAATACATAACGGAGAGGCAAAGTTAGGGATTTAGTTCATTAGTTTATCCGTATCATTGGTTTATCTGAACCCTGATTTACGTGATTTTGGGATTAAAATGTTTTTTACTTCTATCAATAAATTTCTCT encodes:
- a CDS encoding FKBP-type peptidyl-prolyl cis-trans isomerase, producing MKRTIYFIAPLITLFTVSVKAQQTTDLKKTANGALYKIFTNNTGPKAKQNDVITFNFTQTTDKDSLLFSTYKSGKPVQAQIQASQNVGDLMEVFPLLAAKDSALVKVPTDSVFKGHEEARPPFFPKGSYLTFVIKMEKIQSLNEAIAERNAEGQKLKDKELTEAAKYLAANKINAIPTGSGLRYVVTKPSVKRKPLAGDTVLVNYTGRILNGKVFDSSIASEAKSAGLDQPGREYKPISVVLGQQQVIPGWDEGLLLLNEGSKAKLIIPSSLAYGDKGAGQDIPPYSTLIFDVELVQVKPGKHAPAKAGVVSPAKKRVYKKPLTKKTN
- a CDS encoding FKBP-type peptidyl-prolyl cis-trans isomerase, with the protein product MKRKLMFLSLAAIGLASCNGGFKQGDGGLLYNIHTSKGGAKIKEGDFISLNMVVKTDGDSVLNSTYESGQPTRMAMPKPQAKGDVVAGIGLLGEGDSATFKIASDSIFKGGQQRPPGFKSKYLVFVVKVEKVIAKGNLNEQVFRGRVMDYIKSQGDALKAQEPAKIKKYIADHNLKVEKTASGLQYVITTPGTGAKPAVGDTAVVNYTGKMVSGKVFDTSIKAEATKAKIPVDPMRQFAPIRIPVGQGKVIPGWDEGLQLLNKGSKAIFIIPSDIAYKDQGIGPIGPYSPLVFEMEMVDVVKPNPNAPKPVVPQLTPPPAK
- a CDS encoding DHH family phosphoesterase, encoding MLELASLKELLAQPQKIVITTHHKPDGDAMGSSLGLYNYLIQQGHHAKVITPTDYPDFLSWMPGNEEVIIYTEQQERSAALIADADIVFCLDFNALGRINQMGELVGESSAYKIMIDHHLEPEDFDDYRHWNINACATAQLIYDFIVNELQHPELINKDVATCLYTGIMTDSASFRLPNTTSAVHRIVADLIDAGAVNWRIHELVYNSASESRLRFLGHCLANCLEVLPEYNTAIIAVNKADLEKYEVDTGDTEGIVNYALSMGSIRLAAFIVERRDKVKLSLRSKGEFPANEIVKKYFNGGGHRNAAGGHSEDSLEQVIQQFKLILPEYKKLLIQ
- a CDS encoding nucleoside-diphosphate kinase, coding for MKTNRTFTMIKPDAVANGHIGAIIDKITKSGFKIIALKYTSLSPEKAGQFYEVHKERPFYKDLVSFMSSGPIVAAILEKDNAIEDFRKLIGATDPAKAEEGTIRNLFAKSIDANAVHGSDSDENADIEGNFFFSAFERF
- a CDS encoding DUF721 domain-containing protein; amino-acid sequence: MRKANDKSLKDAIDQMLNVYKIKRRFDETAVVAAWPELVGKPVANRTKELFIRDKKLFLRIESSVIKNELMMMRAQIMDKINEKANGILVEEVIFL
- the recF gene encoding DNA replication/repair protein RecF (All proteins in this family for which functions are known are DNA-binding proteins that assist the filamentation of RecA onto DNA for the initiation of recombination or recombinational repair.), encoding MYLQQLSVINFKNYQEAELVFSKGVNAFTGNNGAGKTNLLDAIHYLSLCKSYFNPIDSQQIKQDEDFFIITGVFNKNEQAEAVACSVKRNQKKQFKRNKKDYQRLADHIGLLPLVMISPYDTSIITEGSEERRKFVDNVISQTDNHYLDELITYNKVLANRNALLKLIADTGRYDPSLLEVLNEQLAGSGNRIFERRKAFMESFTAIFNSHYSFLSDGAEHVELIYESQLLQDDFADLLKKNVERDRALERTTAGIHKDDLQFGIHGMSMKKFGSQGQQKSFLIALKLAQYTFLYQQKGFKPLLLLDDIFDKLDDERVTKLMKMVSNNDFGQVFITDTSVNRVRDIFEKINVDVKLFKVTGGVIDA